Genomic window (Syntrophorhabdaceae bacterium):
TTTTTTGGTGAAGGACGCCAAGACCCAGGAATGGGTGGGACCTGCCTTTTATACCATCGGTGAGGCAAGTTTCGGTCTCCAGGCGGGCGGACAGTCGTCCGAAGTGGTGCTTGTCGCCATGACGGAGAGGGGCGTCACCGCGCTGCTTTCGAGCAGCGTCAAACTGGGCGCCGATGTCGGCGTTGCCGTAGGTCCCATCGGAGCGGGAGCGGCAGCTTCCACCGCCAATTTGAGCGCCGACATTATAAGCTTTTCCCGTTCCAAGGGTCTTTTCGGGGGAATTTCCCTCGATGGAGCCGTGGTGACGGTACGTGACAAACTCAACGGTGCGTACTACGGGAAGAAGAAAGTGACGCCTACGGACATTTTGATCCGCAGGAATGTGACGAGCCCGCGCTCGACCGCACTTCTCGCGGATGTGGCGAAAGAGGCGGCGAAGAAGTAAGAATTGCGGGGAGAGTACCCGAATAAAAGGGGAACTTTTCCGAAGGAAAAAATCGAGAAAAACGGGTGGGGAACGCAAGCCCAGGGCTTGGCCTCCACCTGTTTTTGTTATTTGGGCGGATTTACATTCAGGGATTCGATATGTAAAGGGACTGCCAATAAAGACTATAATCGTGGGTGTTATTCCATTTCTAAGTCAAAGATGATATCGAGGCGACGAGGAAGACGCGACGGAGGTGTACTACCAGTACATCGAGGAGCAGATGACGAAGGCAACGAAGAGAGCGCTTTGAATCAGAAATGGAATTACCTGACGCGGCGAAGCCTCACTTTGACCGTGTTCGAGAGGTCCATACACTCCCGCTCCACCTGCTCGGGGTCTCCCCATTCAGGGGGAAAACCGCCGCCGAACTGGAGCATCACGATGTAAGGGAAAAGGTCGTGATACAGGAACCCGCAGAGTCCCGCCGTATCGTGACCGCTCACGTCGAATTTATCGCCCGCCCGGTGATTGCAGCTGCATAGGCCCTTTACCGAAAGGATCTCAGCCTCCACTTTATATCCCACCCGAGGCCTGATCACGTCAGTCATCTATCGTCTCCGATCATCTTTCGGGGAAATGACTTATTTCGTACCGGTCGTGGCTACATATTTCATGCGCAGATCATAGAGCATATTATTGATTAGTCTGTCTTCGTCCGGGGAAAGGTTGCCCCTGGTTTTGTCCTTCAGCATCTCGAGGATGCCGATAGTCTGTTTCGCGAGGGACAGGTTGATCCCCTTTTCGTTGGAGAGAGGATCGGGCAGCTCCCCGAGGTTCACCAACGCAGAAGTGGACAGGGAGAGAATAAGCGCCGAAAAGGTAAGTCCCGTAAAAAAGTCTTCCCGTTTCAGTGCGTCCTCCGGTGTCTCCTGTCTTCCCGCCCTGGACTCCTCATTGCGGGAATTACCCCTTCTGTCGTTCACGGTGTAGCTTTTCTCGTTGTTCATTTGAGACCCCCTAAAGCAAAGTGTCAAGTTTCACAGGCGCGAAGAATATTTCATCATTTCTCTTTACCTGATAAAGAATATAATTCCTCTTCAAGCCTTCCGCCATAGAAGACTCGAAATCTTTTGCGTCCGAAACTATATTATTATTCACCTTGAGCACCACATCCCCGGGAAGAAGGCCGCAACGGTCGACGGAGTTCTTGTTATTGACTTTCGTGACCACCACTCCCTCTTTGTCCTTCAGCTTGAATTTCAGCTTCGGGTATCCCTTTATATCGCTTATCCGCATATTGCATATGTTTTCATCAGAGGGCAGGGGCAGATACCCTTCCATATCTTTGACTTCCGCGTTGATAAAAAAGGACTTTCCGCCACGCATCAGTTTGAACTGCACTATCCCGCCCTCTTTGACGCTCCTCAAAATGCTGTGGGGCTTAAGGCCTTCCTTGATCTTCTTTTTGTTCAGCTCCACGATCCTGTCGCCGATCTTCACGCCCTGTTTTTCCGCGGGACTGCCGGACAGGACTTTCGTGACATAAAAATAAGGGCCTCTCTCGTCCCTTCTTTTCTCTGCAAAGACGCCGAAAATGGGCCGTTTGATCACTTCTTCCATGAACTCGGTGAGCATGCTCATCACGTCTTCCATGGGTATGGCGAAGCCGATACCCTTGCCCTCTCCGTAAATGGCCGTCACCACGCCCAGTGGATTGCCGTCGATGTCGAGGAGGGCCCCGCCGCTGTTCCCCGGATTTATTGCCGCATCCGTCTGAATCAGATTGGCGTACACCTTGCCGTCGATTCTCAGATTTCTCCCGATGGCGCTCACCACGCCTACCGATATCGAGCTCGACAGCCCGAAGGGATTGCCTATCACGATCGCCCTCTGGCCCACGCGGACCGCTTTGGGCTTGGTTATCTTCAAAAAAGGCAGGTCTGCCTTGTCGTTGACTTTAAGCAGCGCGATATCGAATTCCGGATCGCTTCCGAGCACGTGGGCCTCGTAGTCCTTACCGTTCATGAACTTGACCCGTATATTGACGGCCTTGGAGATAAGGTGCTCGTTGGTCACGATTATGCCTCTCGGATCGAGGACCACGCCGGACCCCTGATTTTCAAAAGCCTCGGTCTCTTCTTCTTCGCCGAGAAGGCGCTTGAAAACGCTCGGCTTCTTATTCTCCTCGGGCCCCTTCGCCCACTCCTCGGTCCTTATATTCACAATCGCCCTGCTCGCTGTTTCGACGACTTTGGTGATCCGGTCCTCTTCCTCGCGGGCATGGACAAGGGGAACACAGAAGGTCAGGGCAAAGGTACACATGAGCACCGCAGCCGCAGACCGCACCATACTTTTCCCCCTCATTTTGATTGATTTTAAATTAATTGTTTTCCCCCGATCAGTACCAGTCTTCCTCGACCCGTTTTCTCTTCTTCAGCACCTTTTTCACTGCGTCGAGTATGATATGGGCAATTTCGTCCTTACTGAGAAACGGCACCTGTCTTATATTGCCCGATTTATCCAGTATGGCCACTTCATTATTGTCCGAGCCGAAGCCTATGCCTTCTTTTGATACGTCATTCGCAATGATGAGGTCGAGGTTCTTCCTTTTCAGCTTGTCCGCCGCATGTTCCAGTATGTTCTCCGTCTCGGCGGCAAAACCGACGAGTATCCTGTCGCCTTTTATCGTGCCGAGCTCCGCGATGATATCCGGGTTTTTCTCGAGCTCCAGGTTCATGCAGGCGTTGCCGCCCTTCTTTTTTATCTTCTGGCCGCTTTCGGTCTTGCACTTGAAATCAGCCACCGCGGCAGCCTTTATGATGACCGAAGCGGATTTGTAATGTTCCAGGACCGCGTCGCGCATCTCATTGGCTGTGGTCACTTCCACGACCTTTATATCGGTTCTGGGGGGCGCAACGTAGGTCTTGCCTGTAATCAATGTGACCTCGGCGCCTCTCCTCTTCGCGATTTTCGCGATCGCATAGCCCATCTTTCCGGAAGATCTGTTGGTGATGCACCGTACGGGATCGATATATTCCATGGTGGGGCCGGCAGTGACGAGTATGCTCTCGTCGGAGAGGTCTTTTTGGGTGAAGATATCTTCCATCTTCTCGACGATCTCCGCAAGGGAGGGAAGCCTTCCCTTGCCCTGGGTTCCGCACGCAAGGTCGCCGCTACCCGGCTCCATGAATTGAAACCCATTATCCTTCAGCTTGTCGATATTGTTCTGCACTGCGGCGCTCTCCCACATTTTGGTATTCATGGAAGGCACGAAGAGCACGGGGACCGTGGTAGCCATGAGCATGGTCGTCAGGAAATCGTCGGCGATGCCGTTGGCGATCTTGCCGATAATATTGGCCGTAGCCGGCACGATCACCACCTGGTCCGCGATATCCGATAAGGCGATATGGCCGATCTTGGAGCCGGTGAAAAGCTCGAACATGTTATGGACCACCGGATTGCCTGAAAGGGTCTGGAACGTAAGGGGAGTGACGAACTCCATCGCATTTTTGGTCATCACCACGTGGACGTTCGCCCCTTTCTTGGTGAATTCCCTCACCAGCTCGGCAGTCTTGTATGCCGCGATGCCGCCCGTTATTCCCACCACTATCTCTTTATTTCTGAGCATCCGCCTAAATCCCCTTTCAGATATTGAGCCCGAGTCTTCTGATGAACCGTGTGAACAGGTTTGCCGTGGGGACGTGGACGGGAGAGACGATGTCCACCTTGCCCACCTGTTGGTTATCGTATTGTATGAGTATCTCGCCCATCTTCTGCCCTTCCTTTATCTCGCCTTTGATCTTCTCGGGCAGGGCGATGTCTTTCTTTACACTCCCCTTTTTTTCGCTTGGCACCGGGTAGAGGAAATTGACGGCCGCTACCCCTTTCAGCTTCCTGTACTTGCCGTCGACAAGCATGACCTCTTTGTCCACCAACTCACCCTTCTTGACGATGCTCAGCATCCTGAGCTGGCCGAAAGCCTTCTTCAGCTTTTCCATGGTCACGTCGTCCCTTATCTTTGCCGAGGGACTCCCCATGACCACTGCAATGAACCTCAAGTCGCCCCTCTTTGCCGTGGCCACCACATTAAAACCGGTCTCGCTGTAAAACCCCGTTTTCAACCCATCTATGGCGGTCATCTTCGTGAGGAGCTTGTTGTGGTTATTCATGATGAACGTGCCGTTCCGGAAGGGTTCGCTTTTCATAGCGGTCCATTCGAGGATCTTGGGATGTTTGAGGGCCTCCCGCGCGAGCATTATCAGGTCCTGCGCGGTGGTGAGGTCTTCCTTCTCTCCCTTGGACGGCGGAAGGCCGTGAGGAGACTGGAATTCCGTATCCTTCATCCCGAGTGCCTTCGCCTGCTCGTTCATGAGGTTCACGAACCCTTCTTTGCTCCCACCCACGTGTTCAGCCACGGCATAGGCCGCGTCATTGGCCGACGCTACCATTACGGCCTTCATCATCTCTTCCAGGGTGAAGGTCTCCCCCACCTCCAGGTAGACCTGGCTGCCGCCCATTTTCGACGCCTCGAGGGAGACGGTCACCTTGTCCGTCAGCTTGACTTCGCCTTTGGCGAGCTTATCCATGACCACGAGGGCGAGCATGAGCTTGGTGACGCTCGCGGGGGCCCGCTTCGCGTGGACATTCTCGCCGTCGAGCATTACCCCTGTGGTAGCCTCCGCAACGCAAAAGGACTTATAGGGATCGTCTTTTATTTTTGACGCATGG
Coding sequences:
- a CDS encoding lipid-binding SYLF domain-containing protein, whose amino-acid sequence is MKKGIYLHKIGRSLVVAALLFGFLLLPAFADSVKDSRQLVEKARMTFEDFVAAPEMEAFRDLLKNGRGVFIAPQILKGAFIVGAAGGSGIFLVKDAKTQEWVGPAFYTIGEASFGLQAGGQSSEVVLVAMTERGVTALLSSSVKLGADVGVAVGPIGAGAAASTANLSADIISFSRSKGLFGGISLDGAVVTVRDKLNGAYYGKKKVTPTDILIRRNVTSPRSTALLADVAKEAAKK
- a CDS encoding TIGR04076 family protein: MTDVIRPRVGYKVEAEILSVKGLCSCNHRAGDKFDVSGHDTAGLCGFLYHDLFPYIVMLQFGGGFPPEWGDPEQVERECMDLSNTVKVRLRRVR
- a CDS encoding DUF1844 domain-containing protein → MNNEKSYTVNDRRGNSRNEESRAGRQETPEDALKREDFFTGLTFSALILSLSTSALVNLGELPDPLSNEKGINLSLAKQTIGILEMLKDKTRGNLSPDEDRLINNMLYDLRMKYVATTGTK
- a CDS encoding trypsin-like peptidase domain-containing protein, giving the protein MVRSAAAVLMCTFALTFCVPLVHAREEEDRITKVVETASRAIVNIRTEEWAKGPEENKKPSVFKRLLGEEEETEAFENQGSGVVLDPRGIIVTNEHLISKAVNIRVKFMNGKDYEAHVLGSDPEFDIALLKVNDKADLPFLKITKPKAVRVGQRAIVIGNPFGLSSSISVGVVSAIGRNLRIDGKVYANLIQTDAAINPGNSGGALLDIDGNPLGVVTAIYGEGKGIGFAIPMEDVMSMLTEFMEEVIKRPIFGVFAEKRRDERGPYFYVTKVLSGSPAEKQGVKIGDRIVELNKKKIKEGLKPHSILRSVKEGGIVQFKLMRGGKSFFINAEVKDMEGYLPLPSDENICNMRISDIKGYPKLKFKLKDKEGVVVTKVNNKNSVDRCGLLPGDVVLKVNNNIVSDAKDFESSMAEGLKRNYILYQVKRNDEIFFAPVKLDTLL
- the coaBC gene encoding bifunctional phosphopantothenoylcysteine decarboxylase/phosphopantothenate--cysteine ligase CoaBC; this translates as MLRNKEIVVGITGGIAAYKTAELVREFTKKGANVHVVMTKNAMEFVTPLTFQTLSGNPVVHNMFELFTGSKIGHIALSDIADQVVIVPATANIIGKIANGIADDFLTTMLMATTVPVLFVPSMNTKMWESAAVQNNIDKLKDNGFQFMEPGSGDLACGTQGKGRLPSLAEIVEKMEDIFTQKDLSDESILVTAGPTMEYIDPVRCITNRSSGKMGYAIAKIAKRRGAEVTLITGKTYVAPPRTDIKVVEVTTANEMRDAVLEHYKSASVIIKAAAVADFKCKTESGQKIKKKGGNACMNLELEKNPDIIAELGTIKGDRILVGFAAETENILEHAADKLKRKNLDLIIANDVSKEGIGFGSDNNEVAILDKSGNIRQVPFLSKDEIAHIILDAVKKVLKKRKRVEEDWY
- a CDS encoding D-alanyl-D-alanine carboxypeptidase family protein gives rise to the protein MKKWCILAVAVFLISAQTAYGAKVSHRQGAAKSPAKAHASKIKDDPYKSFCVAEATTGVMLDGENVHAKRAPASVTKLMLALVVMDKLAKGEVKLTDKVTVSLEASKMGGSQVYLEVGETFTLEEMMKAVMVASANDAAYAVAEHVGGSKEGFVNLMNEQAKALGMKDTEFQSPHGLPPSKGEKEDLTTAQDLIMLAREALKHPKILEWTAMKSEPFRNGTFIMNNHNKLLTKMTAIDGLKTGFYSETGFNVVATAKRGDLRFIAVVMGSPSAKIRDDVTMEKLKKAFGQLRMLSIVKKGELVDKEVMLVDGKYRKLKGVAAVNFLYPVPSEKKGSVKKDIALPEKIKGEIKEGQKMGEILIQYDNQQVGKVDIVSPVHVPTANLFTRFIRRLGLNI